GGAACTCATCTGGCAGTCCCACAAACCTCTCGGCGCCTACGACGTACTCGCCGAACTGGCCTCCGATGGCCACAACGCAGCGCCACCGACGGTCTACCGGGCCCTGGATTTCCTGCAACAGCACGGCCTGGTCCACCGTATCGCCTCACTGAATGCGTTCATTGGCTGTACTCACGCTGGCCAGTCCCATACCGGCATGTTCCTGATCTGCCGCGCCTGCGGCAACGTGCTTGAGCTCACGGCTCCCTCGGTGTCCACCGAAGTGCGCCGGGCCGCGACCAGTGAAGGATTCCAGGCCGAGAACACCACGCTCGAGATTGCCGGTCTGTGCCCCCGG
The nucleotide sequence above comes from Marinobacter gudaonensis. Encoded proteins:
- a CDS encoding Fur family transcriptional regulator, encoding MPARAIPYRPHNHDACVSQALGDARRICQRQNARLTPIRERVLELIWQSHKPLGAYDVLAELASDGHNAAPPTVYRALDFLQQHGLVHRIASLNAFIGCTHAGQSHTGMFLICRACGNVLELTAPSVSTEVRRAATSEGFQAENTTLEIAGLCPRCQTEPGHE